ACGAATCGGTCACACTTTGAGgctcaatatttcattctggattATAGAGTCTAGcacacaggtacttggggtaagaaattacatttgtatattatactatatagcctcgtattactatataaatagattatagtaatacgaggctatatagtatatatatacaaatataatttcttaccccaagtacctgtggtctagcatacatgtacatgtatttggtaaatgGCAGCATATAAAGCTAATTATATTCTCACATTGCCCTCAAGCAAAATTAACTTCTATGTTTTTGTTCAGCTATAaaattatacactgtacataaagTAATAAAGTTTGAATGGAATTTGAAATAATATCGCATTCATAGtctcaacatttaaaaaaacaacacctctatatatatagatgatacATTTTGTGTTAACTCTTACCTgatgacattgttataaattcCTCAATATATTGTCAAACGATAAACAGATCTAATTCCACACTGTCCTGTTTTGGATCGTTATTGTCAAATAACAACGAAGTATCCACAGTAACACGGATATCTTTCAATGTGCTATGCTTCACTTCAGACGACAGAACAATTAATGGCTGTCAGCTGTATCGATATGCATTATTACAAAGTACATTCGGTGTTCCACAAAGTGTAAATTGCCAGACCAGTCATTGAAGACAATGAGCCCATTTAAGTGTATTGTTTGTCTACCTGTGCGTTATTTGATATTATTCAGATAGCTTACCTTATATTTAACAGTCCGATGACACGAGTGTGCGGCTGTTAGATCGTATTTAGCTTAACATACAATAGTCCTAACCGCAGACTTGTTTTGAATATTCTTTGTTGTGTTGCGTTGCCAACACGGACAACACATACGATATCATTCTGTTCTCATTGgtcaaaataaattttaaagggaagtaacttaCCCTGAAAATATAAAGATTAGTTTAGGTAGCACAAcatcattttttatcattttttttttttttttttcttaagtgCTTGctgaatatatatttctatttctattcTCCCgtatacataataatatacaaGTATTAGTTTTCCAATTAGCTAAGCAGGCACCCAATAgcattatcatttttttttacatatttaacaaTGCAACTCAGTACAATTAGTCCAATTTTAAAAAGAGTTTGTTGTTAGGATATGGTGAATTACACTGAACTGAAACCACtacaattttgtatttgttgtaaCACAGAAAGgcattttacatattttacccCACATTTGGTTATCTATGTTGTTGAAAATGGTATTCCATTTTCTAGTGCCAgatgttatagtgtctgattCGGTTATAgagtttaaaaatattttgaccCTTTCCTGTCTCTAAGAAAAAAAGTAAGTTGAAAGGAATGTAAGGATAGGCAAGTTCTTTTCTGTGTGTATTAGATGAAGTAATAAATTCTTAAGTAGCAGATACAATCACAGTAATCACAGTATGACATCGATGTAAGCCTTAAAAGGCTTGTGTAATGTATTATCGCCATGTCATTACAGAATGAGGTTTGTCAAATAGGAGGTCAGCGACTTCGGATTGGTTGTTTCTTCactaaatagatatacatgtacattttgtatatggtAATGCACATTTTGTACACTTGAAATAATAtgcacttatttacacatactATTTACACTTGATATATGTATCTTGACAATTCCTGGTGTAGAACTTTtctttgaattaaaaacacatttttacaCATTTGTCAATACAATaccttgatatttaaaaaaaaaaatgtatttacctggtatttttcaataaattgttcatatgtataaaacaaatCTGTGTCAACATCCTATATTATATCCTGTATAATAAAATACCTTTCTggtagtattttttttttttttttaaacacaactTTTCCACCTATCTTGATTTTACTGTTATACCAGATGGAGGATTTCAATATGCTTTCCTGAAGGATGTTATCATGGTTTTTTGAACTTAGAAAGTAGAATGCCTTAAGAACATCACAGCGGAATTTATTTGTACActtattttcacatattttgatatattcagAACCACAATTTGAAAGAAGGTCCGTTTTGATAGAAGTCTAGTATAGCCTGCCATTTTTCACTACTCTGATAGAGTCTTATGATCCAAGTAAAGTTAATAAATGCAGTAAGATTTACCATCTTCAATCCCCCATCTGCATAATTTTTAGTAATAATTTCTCTTTTAACTTTGTCTGGTTTCCCATTCCATAAATAGTCAAATGATAATGAGTTGAGTTTGCCAACTTTACTATCTGGATTAGGTAATGCTATAGTGgttaaattgtgaaatgaaGCGACACATTAAACAGGTGCTGATTCCCATCTCTGAGtttccttatatatatatatatatatacatagatttGTCTCTTTTGTGTGTCTAAGCTCTTATTTTAATGAAGTggattttaacaacatttttcatatCCATACCTTTTCGCGTTTGAGGTCAATATATACTTTGACGTGAACACGTGGATGGCACAACATACACTCATGTGTACATTCGTGTAGCATAAGTGTCTATGTCGTTTCATCCTTGCCATATCATTGTTTTCTTATCCCGAATTCAAGAATATATTCGAGCTATTAACTTATAAGAACTAATCtattcagatacatgtatatcaaagaCCCTTCCTACACTGTGACTCCGAATGTTGCGCTGCCACCAAAACAACTTTGTTTACTTTGACTATTGAACTAGATAAAGGCTAAGTCTTATCAGTTATCGTACACAGGACGAGTTAAAGTTGAGTACACGGTTGTCGATGACATCACAGAAAAACGAGCCCGAAATAGACGAAATATGACGGAGAAGTAGAGGCGACCAAACATTCTTACAAAATTGGCCAAGCTGATTGTCGTTTTCTTCCTACACACACAGGTACACATTGTTCATTGAAATACTTGTTTCCAAAGCGTTTCCATCTATAATTAAATAACAGAAACATGTTATTGAATTACTAGTAATCAAAAAATAGCTGGAAAGTCTTACTTTAAAATCCTATGTTTCGTACAGATTTGGGttatatttcacaaatattgttgttacatatgtattcaTATAACAGACAACTTTGTTGATTGCATTTAGCAACCATGAGATATGCTGTCGCCCTGATATCAATTTTTACCTTGACCTTCGCCGATGTACACAATGATCTACTGTCGACCTTGAACGTGCTTCACGACAGCGAAGCTTACCAAGCCCTTCCCCCAGAGCTACAGGTGTTGACGGTTGAGTTAGCCGCGTGTGCCAAGACTGGTGAACTAACAAGTTACATCGACAAGATCGGCTTCTCCTCTGTCCTCAACCTCATCAGACGTAAGTCTAGAGATCATACCTACCAGGAAACATTAATTTACGGCCTGATTTCTCCTATCATAATTTACTACCTTATAATTCTGACATAGATCCTTTTACTTTTATTATACAACTGTAATGTTTGTCACCAAAATCCTAACTTTAGAGCAATTTAcgcaataaaatgaaatgaaattatcgTGATACTTCAATCATTTGATTATTTGACACACCATTTAAATTTTTCATACGTGTCAAGTTTTCATCATTTAGTGATAGCTTCTTAGAAATCGaacactataaacatatactagTGTTGCACTAGGTGAACTGTTCCTGTAGCGGTAACGTGAAAGGGACcgctaactacatgtatatttcaaatatgtcaAAGCAACAttaaaaatcgaaaaaaaaattagttgaaatatttctgtttccTTTTTATAATCGGTCATCTGTGGTCAATGTTTTGCTTTCTCATTGTTTTCCACATTTTCTTTCAATTGTAATATTCTTGTTTTGAACGATTCATGCTTCACCACACTTGCCTGCGATCTGCGTCTTGTCCAAATGTCATAgcaatgtttttgtttgtttgtttgttgttgttgttgttgttgttgttgttgttgttgttttgctTGGTTTTCTTACACATGTGAAAATCTGTTGCATATTGGACCTTATCTGACTGAAACCTTTGTCGTTTAAAGTAAGCTGTTGTTTCGTACTTATCGGTGTTAAAGTGTAAAATAAACGCCTTTGAAATAGCAGTTTTGTAAAATGACGTGAATAATTCTATATTCTTAACAGATTTGCCCGTTGCTGACGCGCATGATTTAGAAGACTACCTCCTAAAGGTGAGATTTAACCTCCGCTACTTGGGTGATACTAGAAAATTCCCAAATAAGGGCACGAAATTATCTACTTTGGGTCATATCTAGATTTAGATATGGAGGCATCGTCAGAAAATctacgtgttttttttttcattttttttttcaaattggcGGCCATTTGGACGGCAAACATTCGTGAGGGTGACGAAAATGCAGTAAATATTGCATCTATTAAAATCTCAATGCATAATCTATATAAGTGTATTGAAGATACATTGACCTTTCATGTGATAATGGTTTTGTTGAaagttttttcttttcttttctttcataCCACTCAGCCGTAAAGTTCCCCTTTGATCActtatacatttatgtattttacaaatatttaatgcTTAGGCTATCATATATGAGCCTTCGTTAGAGtatacaacaaaaataatgaaaaaaataacacaatataaaactAACTATCCACTCTATTGGAGAAATTCTATAAAACTTGGCTAGGAATTCATCCGATAATcaacgagttacctcccttgcttTTGATAATATGGTCATGTTCACCAAGAAAATTTAAATCCAACGTTTTGCAATTCAATGTGCACTCCAATACATCATTAACACTCCAATACAGCATTAACACTATTATACAACATTAACACTCCAATACAACATTGACACTCcaatacaacattaacactccaatacaacattaacactTCAATGCAACATTAACACTCCAATACAACATCAACAATCcaatacaacattaacactccaatacaacattgacactccaatacaacattaacactCCCATACAACATTAATACTCcaatacaacattaacactCCTATACAACATTAACACTCCAATACAACATTTACACTCCTATACAACATTAACACTCCAATACACTATTAACACTTCAATACAACATTGACACTCCTATACAATATTAACACTTcaatacaacattaacactccaatacaacattaacactTCAATACAACATTGACACTCCCATACAACATTAACACTTcaatacaacattaacactccaatacaacattaacattccaatacaacattaacactccaatacaacattaacactccaatacaacattaacactattatacaaaattaaCTCTCCCATACAACATAAACATTCcaatacaacattaacactccaatacaacattaacactCCAATACAACATTGACACTCCTATACAACATTGACACTCCTATACAACATTAACACTCCTATACAACATTAACACTTcaatacaacattaacactccaatacaacattaacactCCAATACAACATTGACACTCCAATACAACATTAACAGTCCAATACTACAACATTAACACTCCAATACAACATTGACACTCCAATACAACATTAACAGTCCAATACTACAACATTAACACTCcaatacaacattaacactccaatacaacattaacactCCATTACAACATTGACACTCcaatacaacattaacactCCAATAAACATTGACACTCCAATacaaacattaacaccaatacaacattaacactcccatacaacattaacactcccatacaacattaacactccaatacaacattaacacttcaatacaacattaacactccaatacaacattaacactccaatacaacattaacacttcaatacaacattaacactCCAATACAACATTGACACTCCAATACAACATTAACAATCCAACACAACATTGACACTCcaatacaacattaacactccaatacaacattaacactCCATTACAACATTGACACTCcaatacaacattaacactccaatacaacattaacaccatacaacatcatacaacataAACTCATACAACATAACACTCcaatacaacattaacactCATACAACATTACACTCCAATACAACATTGACACACTCcaatacaacattaacactcccaatacaacattaacactccaatacaacattaacactCAATACAACAGTAACCTCcaatacaacattaacactccaatacaaaattaaaactCATACAACATTAAACACTCCAATACAACATTGACACTCcaatacaacattaacactTCAATACAACATTAACCTCCAAATTCAACATTTGACACTCCAATACAACATTAACAATCCAACACAACATTGACACTCcaatacaacattaacactccaatacaacattaacactCCATTACAACATTGACACTCcaatacaacattaacactCCTATACAACATTAACACTCCAATACAACATTGACACTCCAATACAACATTGACACTCCTATACAACATTAACACTCaaatacaacattaacactccaatacaacattaacactccagtacaacattaacactccagtacaacattaacactccagtacaacattaacactccaatacaacattaacactCCCATACAACATTAACACTCCAATTATTACtccaaatattgtatttatataaccaTTTCTTTATAGGCAAAATGAATACATCATTCTCGTTACCCCTGCTCAATTTTGCCAGTAAAAATGGCAGCGATCTTGAAAGTAACCGGGAGAAGATTTTTTGAAAGTTGCCTTCATAtctaaatttgttttgttaggGCTTTAAGTACGTCTGTGTCAAATTTCACgcttttatcaaaatgtttagCATTTTTCAGTTATCAGATTcacttatatgtttatatctattgTACAGGTCTTAACAAACGAGGGTCTGGCTGCATtacaacaacaaacacaacatGCTGAAGTCACTGCTACTACAGAAACACAGAGAGCAAATGATCGAGTAAGCATATATTATTCCTCCTTCTCTCACTCACGCCAGCCTTATTCATTTAATGATAATTACCAAATATTATCACACATACGTTTTAAAAGATTTCATtataaaattgtcatttatttCCTTGTTAAGAAGAGGTCAAAGAGGTCGACATCCGATTCATACCTGCATAATCTGGAGTCAAGTAACGCCTATCAGAGCCTGCCACTGCAGTACAGGGGCGTGTTGAAGTCTCTTTTGGCCGCCGCCCACTCCAACACTCTCACCCAGTACATCAGAAACGACGTGAACATCCTCCCCAAACTACTTCACCGTACGTAACTACTCATACTTAATAAAATGCATATATTGGGTGTATATCAAAGTTCCCATTGGTTTTTATGTGATTACAGACATTTCTGATTGGGTTGTTCAATCTTCAACCAGGTGTAGATTCTTAGTCAACACATTAAGTTCGATAAGGTAAACCGTGCTTTTGAATTTAAGTGCAAAAAAAATCTATCTTTATTGTATTTACTATCACTAAAGGTGAATTCCTAAGAAGAGATGTGCTTTGTAATGACACATGCCACAGGTTCCATCAATACATGGAGATAAAGACGTCTAAAAACTACATTGGAAAATTTCCCTTCAGAAAAGAAATATTGTCGTGTTTGTCACTATGCCATAATTTCTACTGTCGACAATTACACATACACACCTTATTGTCtttatacaggtacacactGAGCATTATCTAGGGTATCTTTTATATAACGTCTGCATTTATATCGTAATATACGTTATATAGATGGTAATAATAAGTGTAAATGGTTGAATAGTATATGGCTCACGTGCCAGGGGTAGAATATTTACGGTTTAATCAGTACATATTGTAAAATAAGTAGTCTATGGGTAATACTCGCTAACAATCAGTATATACTGTAAGATATTCTATGGGTAACGTGTCGGGGTAGAATATCAACGGTAACAATCAGCATTAACTGTTAAATAGTCTATCAGGTGTCAGGGGTAGAATATTTACGGTAACAATCAGCATATACTGTTAAATAGTCTATCAGGTGTCAGGGGTAGAATATTTACGGTAACAATCAGCATATACTGTTAAATAGTCTATGGGTCACGTGTCAGGGGTAGAAATTTACGGTAACAATCAGCATTAACTGTTAAATAGTCCATCAGGTGTCAGGGTTAGAATATCAACGGTAACAATCGGCAGATACTGTTAAAAAGTCTATGGGTCACGTGTCAGGGGTAGATTATTTACGGTAACACTCAGCATATACTGTTAAATAGTCAATTGGTCACATGACGTCAGGGGCAAAATGTTTACGGTAACAATCATCATATACTGTCAAATAGTCTATGGGTCACGTGTCAGGGTAGAATATTTTCGGTTACAATCAGCATACTGTAAAGTTGTAatcgtggttattttcgcgggggttaatttcgcgatttcgatgtgtaaactatacgcgttggggcaattttcgcgatcgatccaccttcgtttgtagttcgagagtatgcaaattgatatcaaaataatacgcatGGGggaattttcgcgatcaaaaggtgtaattagcgtaaattcccccctcgcgtaaatttccacgtttacagaTTACTGCTAAATAGTCCATGGGTTACGTTCCAGGGGAAGAATATTTACGTTGCAATCATTTTATCCTGTAAACCATAAGATATTGTACGGGTCACGTGTCGTGGTAAGGGTAAGGTGTTCACGGTAAGATATTTTATTGATCCCACGACAGGGGTAGGATGTTTACGGTAGATGCCGTGACAGGGGTAGGATGTGTacggtatatatagtgtaagATATTTCATTGATGCCGTGATAATGGTAGGACATTTACGGTACATAAACTGTTACATATCTTATTGATGCCCTGACAGCGATAGGATGTTTacggtatatattttgttagatATTTTATGGATTCTGTGATGGGGTAGGATATTTacggtatatatagtgtaagATATTCCATTGATGTCGTGACGGGGGTAGGATAATTACGGTAATAATCAGCATACATCAAATTCGACACAGAACCAGACATGCTCATTATATGTATCTGGCTTTTGTCATTCTCCTATGTACAAGCACTATAAGAAAAGGGGTAAAATAATTATCAGCGGTAATCAGAAACCAAATttcttaaatgaaataaattgagATAATAAAGACCACGTCAAGTAAACGGAACCCTATTTCATGCGATTTAACTGTTGAAACAGATACGCCGTTTGTGTTTGCACGTATATCTAGTCACGTGCTCGCATACTCGACATACTCGTCCACAAAAACTGTAGCATCCAATCGTAATAATAATGGATATCCAGGTCTGgttaatataaacatgtaatattatttgttgttttctgTCTTGATGTGTTGTTTACACAGTATCTGCATTATCTTTATAATTGTAACTTATATTTAATTACTTTTGGTTACAGATATGAACCCAGGCCTGGCCCGCAGACTCAACGCTTactttatacaggtatatcatctaTGCGGTAACTTCACCATGTGGAACTTACCAAAATATACATGCGTAGAACCAAGTAACAGTCTCAGAATAGATTAGATATTCGTCTAGCACAATACAAACGATCGAAAAGTAAATGAGATTTACATAACACATTTGGCGTTATGATACGATTGTTCTCTTTGCAGCAATTACGGAGAGAGGGACGACAACATGCAGCTGATGACGAGGAGGATTAGATAATCGTAAACACACATTGACTAGGACagtatcaaaaataaaacaaatcaataaaatgtatcaaaactGGTAAAAATGTCATAGCTTGTTTTAATATTGTTGAAGGTAAAACTTCATTTGGAGCCTACACTGGTGTGACGTCATGGCCTACAACACATCCCTTGCCATCCCATTCATTTGATACgctacacagtatacaggtatatgaTTTGAGTTTGGGATAGAGGTCTTCTACTATATTTAATAGTCATATTCCAAGATTGAAAGTTAAAAGGAAAACATAGGGGCAACATAATGACTATTTTATGAGCGCCCATCTGTACAAATGTACCTTTTATGTCGATACAAACAGTTGACGTTAATaagatgtaaacaaatatattttattcaatttgatacttttttttcaattcagtTTTACCCACTATTAAAAACTACGCAGATATTTTATTCTTTTGATACTATGATAAGCCGAATAGATATTGGTTAAAATAATGTCTCGAAACCCTATATCGAGATTCTTATCATCTGTCAGCAGTGATGTTACCTCCGCCAACCTGATTGGCTCTTTCACATCGCATAATGACCTAATTTGGAAAGGGAGATTAGCTAGGtaaatgttttgattggttCTTGGTAACAGGGAAGTAGTCTACAGCTAATTCCCGGGGACATAGTATTAATCCATGATTTATTGTAGTGTTAAATaaacaggtaattatataagtatataaaaaGTACTATTATAGGGTTACTGTTTATGTAGTAAATTTAGTTGTAATGCCTGCAACTATCCCACAAACCAACTGGTCCATGTAACAGCACGTGCTGACTAGATCGCCGAGCACTGTAAAACACTCATGTCAGAAGTTGTTCATTACACACAGAAAGATGAGTTTTATcgacattttttgttgttttgcaATAAACCCAGAAATATTTCGTAATAGATAATAGTGTATCTGAAGCTTGAAAAGTTATGCAAGGCTAAAAGTATGATTACAGCAAAGatgaaatatctttttatctCAAACGTTCCTGCCAAGtcattttgacaaataaaaattCCTATTTACTCCACAAAAAGCACACGTCAGTGTAGAGGATATTTGACGGGGAACATACACTGCCTCGAGTATAACTGTAAACATTAAAATCTAGATTCTTGATCTCAAAAATCAATCCCCCATATGTTGTCTTACGGAGTTAGAATTtagatcatcatcatcatcatcatcatcatcatcatcatcatcatcatcatcatcatcgtcgtcatcatcatcatcatcatcgtcgtcgtcgtctaCCGCCATGTTGAAGTGGAGACAGATCTCTAGATTACcgaatattttgtcaaaatttcaaCACAAAAAGAAGCCAAGTTAGATATGCAATTGGtttacagaagaaaaaaaactaatgaTTAAAAAAAGTAAGTAAATTGATTTTATGATCAAACATCCAGCATGTGTAACATGTGTCTATTTTGTTGCTACGTTGACATGTTGTCCCACCAAGAAGATAGTGTATTGGGTAATGAAATGCACTCCACAACAGTAAACATTGTCCCTTAGATTGTAATTATCATGCTTATACAAGATAAACTCAATTGTATTCTTGATAATTTGTTCTGCAATTTTAAGACATCGTCAAACGAAAATATCGATAGTAATGCAGGTAGCTCCTCTCTACATAAAGAACTTTAGACTATTTTGTCATATCAATGAAAACAGaagaaatatatctatattctgGTGTTTTCTAATGTAGATCTACTCTGAAATGCAAATactgtcaaatgtaaatattcatgtCCAATTGATGATGAGGCTACGATAGTGAAAATATTAACATAGTGACCGAAAGAAGTATTGTTTTTAGGTTTCACAAAAGTGAAGTAATTTGAAGATTCGCCATTATTACATTTAACTCCTTGCACTCTGATACTTTTTCGGTAAAAGATCGTTAGTCGTTAACTACCGGTAGCATGTCCCCCAGTAAATATGAATTGAAACTTTAAACTGAAATATGGTCCAAATTCGTGCTTACTTCTAAAGTGCTGGTGTTTAAGTGCCATGTTCGTGAAGTCAGCGCGTTAAACTTTTAGAAAGACGATTTGTAAATACTTACTTTCGCTGCATTCCTTCATTATCAGAATGTGTTAAAGACGTTTTTTTGATAGATATGTAGCAACACAGGGCGAGTAAATGCTATAAATCTACATGAAGAATTTGGAACCATCACAGATATTCAACACATCCCAACGCTTCCAATTAGGAGGTAACGATCTGCTCACCTCAGCATGACATTATCGCCAGTCGAATCAATATCGGCTTTTGATAAAAC
Above is a window of Pecten maximus chromosome 7, xPecMax1.1, whole genome shotgun sequence DNA encoding:
- the LOC117331421 gene encoding uncharacterized protein LOC117331421 isoform X2, whose translation is MRYAVALISIFTLTFADVHNDLLSTLNVLHDSEAYQALPPELQVLTVELAACAKTGELTSYIDKIGFSSVLNLIRHLPVADAHDLEDYLLKVLTNEGLAALQQQTQHAEVTATTETQRANDRRSKRSTSDSYLHNLESSNAYQSLPLQYRGVLKSLLAAAHSNTLTQYIRNDVNILPKLLHHMNPGLARRLNAYFIQQLRREGRQHAADDEED
- the LOC117331421 gene encoding uncharacterized protein LOC117331421 isoform X1, yielding MRYAVALISIFTLTFADVHNDLLSTLNVLHDSEAYQALPPELQVLTVELAACAKTGELTSYIDKIGFSSVLNLIRHLPVADAHDLEDYLLKVLTNEGLAALQQQTQHAEVTATTETQRANDRKRSKRSTSDSYLHNLESSNAYQSLPLQYRGVLKSLLAAAHSNTLTQYIRNDVNILPKLLHHMNPGLARRLNAYFIQQLRREGRQHAADDEED